From Oryctolagus cuniculus chromosome 17, mOryCun1.1, whole genome shotgun sequence, a single genomic window includes:
- the ZNHIT3 gene encoding zinc finger HIT domain-containing protein 3 isoform X1 — protein MASLRCSTVVCVICLEKPKYRCPSCRVPYCSLTCFRTHKEQCNPETRPVEKKRSAVSAKTTKPVENQGESATLRSLLLNPHLRQLIISLDQGDDKAKLMRDYMQEPLFVEFADCCLGIVEPSLKEDS, from the exons ATGGCGTCGCTGAGGTGTAGCACCGTGGTCTGCGTGATCTGTCTGGAGAAGCCCAAATACCGCTGCCCGTCCTGTCGCGTGCCCTA CTGCTCCCTGACCTGCTTCCGAACCCACAAAG aGCAGTGCAACCCTGAAACTCGTCCTGTTGAGAAAAAAAGATCAGCTGTCTCTGCCAAAACTACGAAGCCGGTGGAAAACCAAG ggGAATCTGCTACGTTAAGAAGCTTACTGCTGAACCCACACCTGAGACAGCTGATCATCAGCCTTGATCAGGGGGACGACAAAGCCAAGCTCATGAGAGACTACATGCAGGAGCCCCTGTTTGTGGAGTTTGCCGACTGCTGTTTAGGAATTGTGGAGCCATCCCTCAAAGAAGATTCTTAA
- the ZNHIT3 gene encoding zinc finger HIT domain-containing protein 3 (The RefSeq protein has 1 substitution compared to this genomic sequence), whose amino-acid sequence MASLRCSTVVCVACLEKPKYRCPSCRVPYCSLTCFRTHKEQCNPETRPVEKKRSAVSAKTTKPVENQDNDDSVADFLNSDEEEDRVSLQNLRNLGESATLRSLLLNPHLRQLIISLDQGDDKAKLMRDYMQEPLFVEFADCCLGIVEPSLKEDS is encoded by the exons ATGGCGTCGCTGAGGTGTAGCACCGTGGTCTGCGTGATCTGTCTGGAGAAGCCCAAATACCGCTGCCCGTCCTGTCGCGTGCCCTA CTGCTCCCTGACCTGCTTCCGAACCCACAAAG aGCAGTGCAACCCTGAAACTCGTCCTGTTGAGAAAAAAAGATCAGCTGTCTCTGCCAAAACTACGAAGCCGGTGGAAAACCAAG ATAATGACGACTCCGTAGCTGATTTTCTGAATAGTGATGAAGAGGAAGACAGAGTTTCTTTGCAGAATTTAAGGAATTTAG ggGAATCTGCTACGTTAAGAAGCTTACTGCTGAACCCACACCTGAGACAGCTGATCATCAGCCTTGATCAGGGGGACGACAAAGCCAAGCTCATGAGAGACTACATGCAGGAGCCCCTGTTTGTGGAGTTTGCCGACTGCTGTTTAGGAATTGTGGAGCCATCCCTCAAAGAAGATTCTTAA